In the genome of Terribacillus sp. FSL K6-0262, one region contains:
- a CDS encoding glycoside hydrolase family 1 protein has translation MEVTEQKKKQVNYLFPKDFWWGSSSSATQMEGAANVDGKGQNIWDYWYEQEPNRFHNGIGPADTSGFYYRYKEDIALMKEVGHNSFRFSISWSRLIPGGTGDVNEKAAAFYQDVIDELLDKDIEPFVNLFHFDMPMALQEKGGWESREVVEAYTDYAAVCFRLFGDKVKRWFTHNEPIVPVEGGYLYDFHYPNVVDFRRAVQVAYHTQLSSALAIQKYREQGQDGEIGIILNLTPSYPRSSNPADLKASRLADAFFNRSFLDPSVRGEFPQELVDILREEGYLPVYTEADLEAIRENTVDLLGVNYYQPRRVKAKEYAVHPDAPFMPDRFFDSYEMPGRKMNVHRGWEIYEKGIYDILINLRDNYGNIPCFISENGMGVEGEEKFRDADGIIQDDYRIDFIKGHLRWVHQALNEGAQVKGYHLWTFMDNWSWTNAYKNRYGFVSVNLDKDGERSIKKSGKWMKQVAEQNGF, from the coding sequence ATGGAAGTGACAGAGCAAAAAAAAAAGCAAGTAAACTATCTATTCCCGAAGGATTTCTGGTGGGGGTCCTCCTCTTCGGCAACTCAGATGGAGGGTGCTGCCAATGTGGATGGGAAAGGGCAGAATATTTGGGATTACTGGTATGAGCAGGAACCGAACCGTTTCCATAACGGTATCGGTCCTGCCGATACCTCGGGTTTCTACTACCGTTACAAGGAAGACATTGCCCTGATGAAAGAAGTGGGCCATAATTCATTCCGATTTTCGATTTCCTGGTCCAGGCTGATCCCGGGAGGCACAGGAGATGTCAATGAAAAAGCGGCAGCATTTTATCAGGATGTGATCGATGAATTATTGGATAAGGATATCGAGCCATTTGTGAACCTTTTCCATTTCGATATGCCGATGGCGCTGCAGGAAAAAGGCGGCTGGGAAAGCAGGGAAGTAGTCGAGGCGTATACGGATTATGCGGCAGTATGCTTCCGGCTGTTCGGCGATAAGGTGAAAAGGTGGTTTACGCATAATGAGCCGATCGTGCCGGTGGAAGGCGGTTATCTATATGATTTTCACTATCCGAATGTCGTGGATTTCCGCCGGGCGGTGCAAGTGGCCTATCATACGCAGCTATCAAGCGCACTTGCCATCCAGAAGTACCGGGAACAAGGGCAGGACGGAGAAATCGGGATCATCCTGAACCTGACGCCTTCCTATCCAAGGAGCAGCAATCCAGCTGATCTGAAAGCTTCCCGGTTAGCGGATGCTTTCTTCAATCGCTCCTTCCTGGATCCATCTGTCAGGGGAGAGTTTCCGCAGGAGCTGGTGGATATACTTCGTGAGGAAGGGTATCTGCCGGTCTATACGGAGGCGGATTTGGAAGCGATCAGGGAAAATACAGTCGATTTGCTCGGTGTGAACTACTATCAGCCGCGGCGTGTGAAAGCGAAAGAGTATGCGGTCCATCCGGATGCCCCGTTCATGCCGGACAGATTCTTCGACTCGTATGAGATGCCGGGCCGGAAGATGAATGTGCATCGCGGCTGGGAAATCTATGAAAAGGGAATCTATGATATCCTGATCAACTTGCGTGATAACTATGGTAATATACCATGTTTCATTTCGGAAAATGGCATGGGTGTAGAAGGAGAAGAGAAGTTCCGGGATGCAGATGGCATCATCCAGGACGATTACCGGATCGACTTCATCAAAGGTCATCTGCGCTGGGTGCATCAAGCCCTGAATGAGGGTGCACAGGTGAAGGGGTATCATTTATGGACGTTCATGGATAATTGGTCGTGGACGAATGCTTATAAGAATCGGTATGGATTCGTCTCGGTCAATCTGGATAAGGACGGGGAGCGTTCCATCAAGAAAAGCGGCAAATGGATGAAGCAAGTCGCGGAGCAAAACGGATTCTAA
- a CDS encoding GntR family transcriptional regulator: MKYQVISEEIRHRIESGFYPLDQPLPDEHSLVEEFSCSRMTIKRALDVLASEGIIFRKRGHGTFIVQSSFQSDYIHVGTNETLGFTSLMKDKQVTSKLILFDMIAPAPEVASYLAISEDTPVYHHIRVRCVDENPHVIEETFMPTPLIPGITPAVLHGSVYAYMQNELGLKIAGSRRRIRAEQATARDREELGLAENEPVLVIEQVAYLNTGIAFEYSFARHRFDKFEITTVNINGK; encoded by the coding sequence ATGAAATATCAAGTGATATCAGAAGAAATCAGACATCGTATCGAATCAGGATTCTATCCTCTGGATCAGCCGTTACCGGATGAGCACAGCCTTGTAGAAGAGTTTTCCTGCAGCAGGATGACAATCAAACGCGCACTTGATGTACTTGCATCGGAAGGAATCATTTTCCGAAAGCGCGGGCACGGCACCTTCATCGTGCAATCTTCCTTCCAATCGGACTATATTCATGTCGGGACGAATGAAACGCTTGGTTTCACTAGCTTGATGAAGGATAAGCAAGTCACTTCGAAGCTGATCTTATTCGACATGATTGCCCCTGCACCCGAAGTGGCATCGTATTTGGCCATTTCGGAGGATACCCCTGTGTACCATCATATCCGCGTACGCTGTGTCGATGAAAATCCGCATGTCATCGAGGAAACCTTTATGCCGACCCCCCTGATTCCGGGTATCACGCCGGCAGTCCTGCATGGCTCGGTATATGCTTATATGCAGAATGAGCTTGGATTGAAAATAGCAGGTTCGCGCCGGCGGATCAGAGCGGAGCAGGCAACGGCAAGGGACCGGGAAGAGCTGGGCCTGGCCGAGAATGAACCTGTGCTTGTGATCGAGCAGGTTGCTTATCTCAATACCGGCATCGCCTTCGAATACTCTTTTGCAAGACACCGGTTCGACAAGTTCGAAATCACCACTGTGAATATCAACGGCAAGTGA
- a CDS encoding MurR/RpiR family transcriptional regulator yields the protein MVKQGLAGIRSHYPRLSDKEKKIADFILEHPEKIVHQTISQVADQLDVADATVSRFCKRIGYKGFQALKIALAPEIIAPNKMLHEDVSEQDTAKIVAEKIFQSNIRTLENTLQVLDDTELERAAALLLGARRAEFYGFGGSNMVAMDAYHKFVRSGVPAFAFPDAHLQLMSASQLTGQDVAFIFSHSGASKDAYQLLQTIKKTGARTIAITGFPKSPIGQQVDVALHTSSEETEYRSEALASRIAQLSIIDALYVTVIMRQKDKAQASVEKVRNAIAATKI from the coding sequence TTGGTAAAGCAAGGTTTGGCGGGGATTCGATCCCACTATCCAAGACTGAGTGATAAAGAGAAAAAAATTGCCGATTTCATATTGGAGCATCCGGAAAAGATTGTCCATCAGACAATCAGTCAGGTTGCCGACCAGCTGGATGTAGCAGATGCCACCGTTTCCCGCTTTTGCAAGCGGATCGGCTACAAGGGTTTCCAGGCACTGAAGATTGCATTGGCACCAGAAATCATCGCCCCGAACAAAATGCTGCATGAGGACGTCAGTGAGCAGGACACGGCGAAGATCGTTGCCGAAAAAATTTTTCAGTCAAATATCCGTACATTGGAGAATACTTTGCAGGTACTTGACGATACCGAGCTTGAACGGGCAGCTGCTTTGCTGCTTGGCGCAAGAAGGGCGGAATTCTATGGCTTCGGGGGATCCAATATGGTCGCAATGGATGCGTATCATAAGTTTGTCCGATCCGGCGTGCCTGCATTCGCGTTCCCTGATGCCCATTTGCAGCTCATGTCTGCTTCCCAGCTGACCGGACAGGATGTCGCTTTCATCTTCTCCCACTCCGGTGCAAGCAAGGATGCTTATCAGCTGCTTCAGACCATCAAGAAAACAGGGGCCCGGACGATCGCCATCACCGGTTTCCCAAAATCCCCGATCGGCCAGCAAGTAGATGTTGCCCTGCATACCAGCTCGGAGGAGACCGAATACCGCTCCGAAGCGCTCGCATCACGGATTGCCCAGCTTAGTATCATCGATGCCCTTTACGTGACAGTGATCATGCGTCAGAAAGACAAAGCACAGGCCTCCGTGGAAAAGGTAAGAAACGCCATCGCCGCAACAAAAATATGA
- the gnd gene encoding phosphogluconate dehydrogenase (NAD(+)-dependent, decarboxylating), producing the protein MHIGLIGLGKMGFNLGLNLLDNNFDVVAFDVNEEARAKFAETKGSAAGSLKELVEQLPSPKIIWSMVPAGEVTDKVLEELKGYLSAGDILMDGGNSNYKQSVERAKAFAETGVHFFDVGTSGGTDGARHGVCTMIGGDAEVFKTIEPIFQAISVENGYHYAGKSGSGHFLKMVHNGIEYGMMQAIAEGFEVLEKSDYDFDYEQVAKMWNNGSVVRSWLMELVESAFSKDPKLDAIRGVMHSSGEGKWTVETALELQAATPVIAMSLMMRYRSLDEDTFSGKVVAALRNEFGGHAVVKR; encoded by the coding sequence ATGCATATTGGATTAATCGGTCTTGGCAAAATGGGTTTCAATCTTGGTCTGAATCTATTGGATAATAACTTTGATGTCGTTGCTTTCGATGTAAATGAAGAGGCACGAGCTAAATTTGCAGAAACAAAAGGATCGGCTGCCGGTTCTTTGAAAGAATTGGTTGAGCAGCTTCCAAGCCCTAAAATCATTTGGTCGATGGTACCGGCTGGTGAGGTCACGGATAAAGTCCTGGAAGAATTGAAGGGGTATCTATCTGCAGGGGATATCTTGATGGACGGCGGTAACTCCAATTACAAGCAATCTGTCGAACGGGCAAAAGCCTTTGCAGAAACAGGCGTTCATTTCTTCGATGTCGGTACGAGCGGCGGAACGGATGGAGCACGTCATGGTGTCTGCACGATGATCGGCGGCGATGCAGAAGTGTTCAAGACCATCGAACCGATTTTCCAGGCAATCAGTGTCGAAAATGGCTATCATTATGCTGGTAAAAGCGGCAGCGGCCATTTCCTGAAAATGGTCCATAACGGTATCGAGTACGGCATGATGCAGGCGATTGCGGAAGGCTTCGAAGTCTTGGAGAAAAGTGATTATGACTTTGATTATGAGCAAGTGGCGAAAATGTGGAACAATGGCTCCGTTGTCCGTTCCTGGCTGATGGAACTGGTGGAATCCGCATTCAGCAAGGATCCGAAGCTTGATGCCATCCGCGGTGTCATGCACTCCTCCGGTGAAGGCAAATGGACAGTCGAGACTGCATTGGAGCTGCAAGCAGCTACACCAGTCATCGCCATGTCGCTGATGATGCGCTACCGTTCCTTGGACGAAGATACTTTCTCTGGAAAAGTGGTCGCAGCTTTGCGAAATGAATTCGGCGGACATGCAGTAGTGAAACGCTAA
- the gntK gene encoding gluconokinase, whose amino-acid sequence MLAASYMIGVDMGTTSTKAVLFTTTGEVIAKEGIEYPLHSPTAETAEQDPEVIFQAVIATIRDTIRVSRVDPAAIRCISFSSAMHSVIAVDAADEPLTACITWADNRATKWTEKIKEETDSHSIYLRTGTPIHPMAPLSKLRWLKEEHPAIFEKAAKFISIKEYVFFKLFGSYKVDYSIASATGMFNLEELAWDKEALQVAGVTEDKLSEPVSTTYQFVGLTEQMADKLGVLQQTPFIIGASDGVLSNLGVGAVDEGVVAVTIGTSGAIRAVTDRPTTDPKGRIFCYALTEDHWVIGGPVNNGGVILRWVRDELGAAETETAARLGIDPYEVLTKIASQVKPGSDGLLFHPYLAGERAPLWDANARGSFFGLGLHHKKEHMIRAALEGVLFNLYSVLLALTELTGKPKRIQATGGFARSAVWRQMMADIFDQEVHIPESYESSCLGAAVLGLYSLGDIDSFDVVNDMIGRTHHHTPDPECVEVYQELMSIYIQLSRSFQTEYERIADFQRRMLH is encoded by the coding sequence ATGTTGGCAGCTTCCTATATGATCGGTGTGGACATGGGCACGACCAGTACAAAGGCCGTGCTGTTCACGACAACAGGCGAGGTGATTGCAAAGGAAGGGATCGAATATCCTTTGCATTCACCGACAGCAGAAACAGCAGAACAAGATCCGGAAGTGATTTTCCAAGCTGTCATCGCGACAATCCGGGATACGATCCGGGTCAGCAGAGTGGATCCAGCGGCGATTCGCTGTATTTCATTCAGCTCTGCGATGCATAGTGTGATTGCAGTGGATGCGGCTGATGAACCATTGACCGCGTGCATCACCTGGGCGGATAATCGAGCGACGAAGTGGACGGAGAAAATCAAGGAAGAAACGGACAGCCATAGCATTTACTTACGTACTGGCACACCGATTCATCCGATGGCTCCATTATCCAAATTGCGCTGGCTCAAGGAAGAGCATCCAGCCATTTTCGAAAAAGCGGCCAAATTCATCTCCATTAAAGAATACGTTTTCTTCAAATTGTTCGGCAGCTATAAGGTTGATTATTCCATTGCATCGGCGACTGGGATGTTCAATCTGGAGGAGCTTGCTTGGGATAAAGAAGCACTTCAAGTTGCAGGGGTTACGGAGGATAAATTATCCGAGCCTGTTTCGACAACCTATCAATTCGTCGGTTTGACAGAGCAGATGGCGGATAAGCTGGGGGTGCTGCAGCAGACGCCGTTCATCATCGGTGCTAGCGACGGTGTCCTTTCGAATCTTGGAGTCGGTGCAGTGGATGAAGGAGTCGTTGCTGTCACAATCGGGACAAGCGGCGCCATCCGTGCGGTGACGGATCGCCCGACAACTGATCCGAAGGGCCGTATTTTCTGTTACGCATTGACGGAGGATCATTGGGTGATCGGCGGGCCGGTGAATAATGGCGGTGTCATCCTCCGCTGGGTCCGTGATGAGCTGGGCGCGGCCGAAACGGAAACTGCAGCAAGGCTTGGCATCGATCCATACGAAGTGCTCACCAAGATCGCTTCCCAAGTGAAACCGGGATCGGATGGGTTATTATTCCATCCATACTTGGCAGGGGAGAGGGCGCCCCTTTGGGATGCCAATGCACGGGGATCCTTCTTCGGCCTGGGCTTGCATCATAAGAAGGAGCATATGATCCGGGCTGCGCTGGAGGGTGTGCTGTTCAATCTGTATTCCGTCCTGCTTGCTCTGACGGAATTAACAGGTAAGCCGAAGCGAATCCAGGCTACCGGCGGATTTGCCCGTTCTGCAGTATGGAGGCAGATGATGGCCGATATTTTCGATCAGGAGGTCCATATCCCGGAAAGCTATGAAAGCTCCTGCCTCGGGGCGGCTGTCCTTGGTTTATACAGTTTAGGGGATATCGATTCCTTTGATGTGGTCAATGATATGATCGGCAGGACGCATCACCATACTCCGGACCCGGAATGTGTCGAAGTATATCAGGAACTGATGAGCATCTA